In Pseudomonas sp. P5_109, the genomic window AGCTATCTTGTTCTGGGCTTTTCCGGGCTGGTGCTGGTGTTGCAGCCGGTGCCGGGATGGAGTGGCAGGGTGCGCGAAGCACACCCCTGACCCTTGCCATCACTTGAAACGATGGACGTTCGACAGCTGCTTGTTGACGCTGAAGTTCTTGCGGTAGATCAGTGCCATCTTGCCGATGACCTGGACCAGGTCCGCTTTGCCGACCTTGCAGAGCTCTGCAATGGACGCCAGGCGCGATTCACGATCGAGGATGTTGAGCTTGATCTTGATCAGCTCGTGATCCGCCAAAGCGCGTTCGAGTTCGGCTAACACACCTTCAGTCAAACCATTATCTGCCACAATCAAAACTGGTTTCAGATGGTGGCCAATGGATTTGTACTGTTTCTTCTGCTCTTGAGTGAGCGGCATAATCTGACCCTTTCGTCTGGATTCTGTAAAATGGCGGCCATTTTACCCGAGGGTTCGTGACTCCGCCCAACTAATCACGACCCTTATCATCGAGGTGCCCAATGGCGCGTTCCAAGACAAGCCTTGAGTGGCTGAAAAGACATGTCAATGATCCCTATGTGAAGCAGGCGCAGAAGGACGGCTACCGCTCGCGGGCGAGTTACAAGCTTCTCGAAATCCAGGAGAAGTACAAACTGATTCGTCCGGGCATGAGCGTTGTCGACCTGGGTGCAGCGCCCGGTGGCTGGTCGCAGGTTACCAGTCGGCTGATCGGTGGTCAGGGGCGTCTGATCGCCTCGGACATCCTGGAAATGGACAGCATTCCGGACGTAACTTTCATTCAGGGTGACTTCACCCAGGACGAAGTGCTCGCTCGGATCCTTGAGGCCGTGGGTAATTCGCAGGTGGACCTTGTGATTTCCGATATGGCCCCCAATATGAGTGGTACGCCTGAAGTGGACATGCCCAAAGCCATGTTCCTGTGTGAGCTGGCGCTTGACCTGGCGGAGCGGATACTCAAGCCTG contains:
- the rlmE gene encoding 23S rRNA (uridine(2552)-2'-O)-methyltransferase RlmE, producing MARSKTSLEWLKRHVNDPYVKQAQKDGYRSRASYKLLEIQEKYKLIRPGMSVVDLGAAPGGWSQVTSRLIGGQGRLIASDILEMDSIPDVTFIQGDFTQDEVLARILEAVGNSQVDLVISDMAPNMSGTPEVDMPKAMFLCELALDLAERILKPGGNFVIKIFQGEGFDVYLKDARKKFDKIQMIKPDSSRGSSREQYMLAWGYRGRSE
- a CDS encoding YhbY family RNA-binding protein, with translation MPLTQEQKKQYKSIGHHLKPVLIVADNGLTEGVLAELERALADHELIKIKLNILDRESRLASIAELCKVGKADLVQVIGKMALIYRKNFSVNKQLSNVHRFK